The Crocinitomicaceae bacterium genome includes a region encoding these proteins:
- the fabG gene encoding 3-oxoacyl-[acyl-carrier-protein] reductase, which translates to MGLLDGKVAIITGASRGIGKSIAEEFIKQGAKVAFTYLSSEEKANALAAELSANGGTAKGFKSDASDFNSAQQLCDAVVAEFGTVDILVNNAGITKDNLLMRMTEEQWDEVINTNLKSAFNLTKAVIKPMLKAKKGSIINMSSVVGVSGNAGQANYAASKAGMIGFTKSVAQELGSRNIRCNAIAPGFIETEMTAVLDQNVVQGWRDGIPLKRGGSPLDVANATVFLASDMSGYVTGQTLHVCGGMLM; encoded by the coding sequence ATGGGATTACTTGACGGAAAAGTTGCCATTATCACAGGCGCATCACGCGGCATTGGAAAATCAATTGCTGAAGAATTTATCAAACAAGGTGCAAAAGTTGCTTTCACCTATTTGTCATCAGAAGAAAAAGCAAATGCACTTGCAGCGGAACTCTCCGCAAATGGAGGCACTGCCAAAGGTTTCAAATCTGATGCATCTGACTTTAATTCGGCTCAACAACTTTGTGACGCTGTGGTAGCTGAATTCGGCACAGTAGATATTCTGGTAAATAATGCAGGAATTACCAAAGACAACTTATTGATGAGAATGACTGAAGAGCAATGGGATGAAGTAATTAACACCAATTTAAAATCTGCTTTTAACCTTACCAAAGCAGTTATTAAACCCATGTTGAAAGCAAAAAAAGGATCCATCATCAACATGAGTTCAGTGGTAGGTGTATCAGGCAACGCGGGTCAAGCAAACTATGCTGCTTCTAAAGCAGGAATGATTGGATTTACAAAGTCAGTTGCTCAAGAACTGGGATCAAGAAATATTAGATGTAACGCTATAGCACCGGGCTTTATTGAAACTGAAATGACCGCGGTTTTAGATCAAAATGTGGTACAAGGATGGCGTGATGGAATTCCGTTGAAGCGTGGAGGCTCACCTCTTGATGTGGCTAATGCAACTGTTTTTTTGGCTTCAGACATGTCAGGCTACGTTACCGGTCAAACCCTGCACGTTTGCGGCGGAATGCTAATGTAA
- a CDS encoding cold shock domain-containing protein, translating to MNKGIVKFFNVTKGFGFIKEEDTNKEYFVHATGLIDKVKENDVVTFELEEGKKGLNAVKVKKA from the coding sequence ATGAACAAAGGAATTGTCAAATTCTTTAACGTAACTAAAGGATTTGGGTTTATCAAGGAAGAAGACACCAACAAGGAGTACTTCGTACACGCAACAGGATTAATTGACAAAGTAAAAGAAAACGATGTCGTTACTTTCGAGCTTGAAGAAGGAAAAAAAGGATTGAATGCAGTAAAAGTTAAGAAAGCCTAA
- a CDS encoding glycosyltransferase family 2 protein — protein MITATISTYNRERYLPGVLESLARQTLSSKLYEIVLINNNSPGNTQEIFSKFCEENPNLSCRYYLETNQGLSFGRNRGITEAKGKYITFIDDDAFLADDYLEKIYTYFEAHADVAAIGSKILLHYESIIPTWENKYLNSLLGYFNLGDETRIFPKSDYPRGSNMSFRLDVFQKAGMFNTELGRIGKGLGGGEEKDIFQRIYNFPELKVVYIPNAIVYHCVPVERTTAEFIRKQALGTGYSERLRVSREGGMSALKRYGIEIVKWAASLVLWSIYIIKGQAAKGNMIVRFRAWVSKGLFLKATN, from the coding sequence ATGATCACTGCCACAATCAGTACGTATAACAGAGAACGCTATTTGCCCGGTGTTTTGGAAAGTCTTGCCCGCCAGACATTGTCGTCAAAATTGTATGAGATTGTTTTGATCAACAATAATTCACCCGGTAATACGCAAGAAATTTTTTCAAAATTTTGTGAAGAAAATCCAAATCTTTCATGCAGATATTATCTGGAAACCAATCAAGGTCTAAGTTTTGGACGCAACCGAGGAATCACAGAGGCAAAAGGAAAGTACATTACTTTTATTGATGATGATGCCTTTCTTGCTGATGATTATCTTGAAAAAATATATACGTATTTTGAAGCTCACGCTGACGTTGCAGCAATAGGAAGTAAAATTTTATTGCACTATGAATCCATCATCCCTACTTGGGAAAATAAATACCTGAATTCACTGCTGGGCTATTTTAATTTAGGAGATGAAACCAGAATTTTTCCAAAGTCAGATTATCCGAGAGGTTCAAATATGTCATTCCGTTTGGATGTTTTTCAAAAAGCAGGTATGTTCAATACTGAACTTGGTAGAATTGGCAAAGGATTAGGAGGAGGTGAAGAGAAAGATATTTTTCAGCGGATATACAACTTTCCTGAGCTAAAAGTCGTATACATTCCCAATGCAATTGTATATCATTGTGTGCCGGTAGAACGCACAACGGCTGAGTTTATTCGCAAGCAGGCATTAGGTACAGGTTACAGTGAACGATTGCGCGTGAGCAGAGAAGGCGGCATGTCAGCCTTAAAAAGATATGGAATTGAAATAGTAAAATGGGCAGCCAGTTTGGTGCTTTGGTCCATCTATATTATCAAAGGGCAAGCGGCAAAAGGCAATATGATTGTGAGATTCAGAGCATGGGTGAGTAAGGGATTATTTTTGAAAGCAACCAATTAA
- a CDS encoding cupin domain-containing protein, with protein sequence MIKRLCFSICFIALIAAVAQIDPNLKNHRPPDDYDNIHVEKISGDSNQTAFIIWVKNEVALHKHEWHTENVYILDGKGEFTMNDEKFIVQKGDYFNIPEGTPHALKVLSSTPVKVLSIQSPFFDGTDRILISQP encoded by the coding sequence ATGATTAAAAGACTTTGTTTTAGTATTTGTTTCATTGCACTAATTGCCGCGGTGGCGCAGATTGATCCAAACCTCAAGAATCACCGGCCACCGGATGATTATGACAATATCCACGTTGAGAAGATTTCTGGAGACTCTAACCAAACCGCTTTTATTATATGGGTGAAAAATGAGGTGGCCTTACACAAACATGAATGGCATACTGAAAATGTCTATATCCTTGATGGAAAGGGCGAATTCACGATGAATGACGAAAAATTCATCGTTCAAAAGGGGGATTATTTCAACATTCCCGAAGGCACTCCACATGCTTTAAAAGTACTTTCATCTACCCCTGTGAAAGTTTTGTCTATACAATCTCCATTTTTTGATGGAACAGACAGAATATTAATTTCACAACCATAA
- a CDS encoding HU family DNA-binding protein, which translates to MNKSELVDAIASKSGLSKADSKRALEGFIAATEQALKKGDKISLVGFGSFSVSKRAARTGRNPQTGKEIKIAAKKVVKFKAGAELSGKVN; encoded by the coding sequence ATGAACAAATCAGAATTAGTAGATGCTATTGCATCAAAATCAGGTTTATCAAAAGCTGACTCAAAAAGAGCTCTTGAAGGTTTCATCGCTGCTACTGAGCAAGCTTTGAAAAAAGGAGATAAAATCTCTTTAGTAGGTTTCGGATCTTTCTCAGTTTCTAAAAGAGCTGCTAGAACTGGACGTAACCCACAAACTGGAAAAGAAATCAAAATCGCTGCTAAGAAAGTTGTAAAATTCAAAGCAGGTGCTGAACTTTCTGGAAAAGTTAACTAG
- the hutF gene encoding formimidoylglutamate deiminase — MVTYKFSGLLQNDGWLIPAYVSVDDQGKIISISNQPITTPVDFDLNVYALPGFQNAHSHAFQYAMAGLAEIHSTTQTPDDFWSWREAMYQVALKVNPDHVESIATMLYSEMIRHGYTHVAEFHYLHHDQNGKPYDHLAEMGERLVSAAKNAGIGITLLPVFYQRGGFGKPATENQRRFISTDAQKYFTLLEKSTAVCKHYQHAQTGIAMHSLRGVEPEIVKEIALQSSSEIPFHIHISEQLSEVESSLSYLGKRPVEWMLENCNLKSHFHLVHATHLTQNEVEGIANSGAHVVLCPSTEGNLGDGIFPFIDFRNANGKWSIGTDSHIGLNPFEELRLLDYGQRLISHKRNTFYSREQGDAGMFALHAVTAGGRKAMNQNDAVFFKEGNFLDTVLISADSPLVCSSSVKNLLSTIVYSSDISQQYGTISKGKLFMNSVENESYVKVKENFQKCLNDLGLR; from the coding sequence ATGGTTACATATAAATTCAGCGGATTACTTCAAAATGATGGATGGTTAATTCCCGCTTATGTATCAGTTGATGATCAGGGAAAAATAATTTCAATTTCAAATCAGCCAATAACCACGCCGGTTGATTTTGATTTGAATGTTTATGCTTTGCCGGGATTTCAGAATGCACACTCGCATGCTTTTCAATATGCCATGGCGGGTTTAGCTGAAATACATTCAACTACCCAAACTCCTGATGATTTTTGGTCATGGAGAGAGGCTATGTATCAAGTGGCTTTAAAGGTGAATCCTGATCATGTTGAGAGCATTGCAACCATGTTATATTCTGAGATGATCAGGCATGGATATACGCATGTTGCCGAGTTTCATTATTTACATCATGATCAGAACGGAAAGCCTTACGATCATCTTGCAGAAATGGGTGAAAGGTTAGTCTCGGCTGCAAAAAACGCCGGTATTGGAATCACACTCTTGCCAGTATTTTATCAACGCGGAGGATTTGGAAAACCTGCTACTGAAAATCAACGAAGATTTATTTCAACGGATGCGCAAAAATATTTCACGCTCCTTGAAAAAAGTACTGCCGTTTGTAAGCATTATCAACATGCGCAAACAGGAATTGCCATGCATTCACTTCGCGGAGTTGAACCGGAAATTGTGAAAGAAATCGCGCTCCAATCATCATCTGAAATTCCTTTTCATATTCACATTTCTGAGCAGTTGTCTGAAGTAGAATCAAGTCTTTCATATCTTGGAAAAAGACCCGTAGAATGGATGCTTGAAAACTGTAACCTGAAATCACATTTTCATTTGGTGCATGCTACACATCTTACACAAAATGAAGTTGAAGGAATTGCCAATTCTGGTGCGCATGTTGTGCTTTGTCCAAGCACTGAAGGTAACCTTGGTGATGGTATTTTTCCCTTCATTGATTTCAGAAATGCTAATGGAAAATGGAGTATTGGTACAGATAGTCACATTGGCTTAAATCCTTTTGAAGAATTACGTTTGCTGGATTATGGACAACGCTTAATATCTCACAAACGAAACACGTTTTATTCGCGTGAGCAAGGAGATGCAGGCATGTTTGCTCTTCATGCAGTAACAGCAGGAGGAAGAAAAGCAATGAATCAAAATGATGCTGTTTTTTTTAAAGAAGGAAATTTTTTAGATACCGTTTTAATCTCTGCAGATAGTCCATTAGTTTGCAGTTCATCCGTAAAAAATCTACTCTCAACTATTGTCTATTCAAGTGATATTTCACAACAATACGGCACAATTTCTAAGGGAAAATTATTCATGAATTCAGTTGAGAATGAATCTTATGTAAAGGTGAAAGAAAACTTTCAGAAGTGCTTGAATGATTTGGGTTTGAGATGA
- a CDS encoding methionyl-tRNA formyltransferase, with protein sequence MSKRIVFMGTPEFAVRSLELLSGAGFEIAAVVTVPDKPAGRGQQISMSAVKKFALEKGFTVLQPEKLKDENFLNSLQNLQADLFVVVAFRMLPEAVWNMPPKGTINLHASLLPQYRGAAPINWAVINGDTETGATTFFIEREIDTGKIIDRVKIPINPTDTAGTVHDKLMEEGAILLVKTVEDIFANNIRPVEQQILIHGDLKPAPKIFKEDCQIDWTQPAQQCYNKIRGLSPYPGAFTTISNGEETKTLKIFSSVLHEDNKADIKRIEQTGTSVRIGAQRGWLEITDLQLEGRKRMKTAEFLNGFNISGWQIC encoded by the coding sequence ATGAGTAAACGAATTGTATTCATGGGTACGCCAGAGTTTGCGGTGCGCTCACTTGAATTACTTTCAGGTGCCGGATTTGAAATTGCAGCCGTTGTAACAGTTCCGGATAAACCTGCAGGACGAGGACAACAAATTTCCATGTCAGCAGTGAAAAAATTTGCGCTTGAAAAAGGGTTCACGGTTTTACAACCTGAAAAATTAAAAGATGAAAATTTTCTGAATTCATTGCAAAATCTTCAAGCAGATTTATTTGTTGTCGTTGCGTTCAGAATGTTGCCTGAAGCAGTATGGAATATGCCACCAAAAGGCACTATTAATTTGCATGCTTCATTATTACCTCAGTATCGTGGTGCGGCTCCTATCAACTGGGCGGTAATCAATGGCGATACCGAAACCGGTGCAACCACTTTTTTTATTGAACGAGAAATAGATACCGGAAAAATTATTGATCGTGTAAAAATTCCAATTAACCCAACTGATACTGCCGGCACGGTGCATGATAAACTGATGGAAGAAGGTGCTATACTTTTGGTAAAAACTGTTGAAGATATTTTTGCCAACAACATTCGACCCGTTGAACAGCAAATTTTGATACATGGTGATTTAAAGCCCGCTCCTAAAATTTTCAAAGAAGATTGTCAAATTGACTGGACTCAACCAGCGCAACAATGTTATAATAAAATTCGTGGTCTCTCACCCTACCCGGGTGCATTTACCACGATATCAAATGGGGAAGAAACAAAGACACTTAAAATTTTCAGTTCAGTCCTTCATGAAGATAACAAGGCAGACATTAAACGTATTGAACAAACCGGTACCTCAGTGCGCATTGGTGCCCAACGAGGATGGTTAGAAATAACCGACCTTCAATTGGAAGGGCGCAAGCGAATGAAAACCGCTGAATTTTTAAATGGCTTCAATATCTCCGGCTGGCAGATTTGCTGA
- a CDS encoding Nif3-like dinuclear metal center hexameric protein, with amino-acid sequence MKISDLTRYLEELAPLSTQESYDNCGLLTGNASDELKNALICLDCTEDIIDEAVKKKCNLVIAHHPLIFKGIKKLSANNYVNRTLVKAIKNDIAIYAIHTNLDNYQYGVNKKIGEKLKISHCQILQGTQESMYKLVVYVPQQHAKHVLDTLFQQGAGHIGNYSECSFSLSGTGTFRAGADANPFVGKIDERHHEPEERIEVIFPSHLTKKLIPAMITAHPYEEPAYDILPLMNENAYSGAGMFGELEHELDEKDFLQKLKSTFGCGIIRHTPLLGRKIKKVAWCGGSGSFLLGAAKSVKADIFITGDYKYHDFFDAENQIVIADIGHFESEQFTIELLAEIIQKKFPTFAPCLTEHNTNPVNYF; translated from the coding sequence ATGAAAATTTCAGATCTCACCCGTTATCTTGAAGAACTTGCTCCGCTCAGCACTCAAGAAAGCTATGACAATTGCGGATTGTTAACCGGAAATGCAAGTGACGAATTAAAAAATGCACTCATTTGTCTTGACTGCACGGAGGATATCATTGACGAAGCCGTGAAGAAAAAATGTAATTTGGTGATAGCCCATCATCCGCTTATTTTCAAAGGCATTAAAAAATTATCAGCCAACAATTATGTGAACCGTACGCTGGTGAAAGCAATTAAAAATGATATTGCAATTTATGCTATTCACACCAATCTTGACAATTACCAATACGGCGTGAACAAAAAAATTGGTGAGAAATTAAAGATCAGCCATTGCCAAATTCTGCAAGGCACTCAAGAAAGCATGTATAAGTTGGTTGTGTATGTTCCGCAACAACATGCCAAACATGTGTTAGATACTTTATTTCAACAGGGCGCAGGACACATTGGAAATTATTCAGAATGTAGTTTTTCTCTTAGCGGAACAGGGACTTTCAGGGCAGGTGCTGATGCGAATCCATTTGTTGGAAAAATAGATGAACGACATCATGAACCCGAAGAACGTATTGAAGTAATTTTTCCATCTCATCTGACAAAAAAACTCATTCCGGCCATGATCACCGCACACCCTTATGAAGAACCCGCCTATGATATTCTGCCACTCATGAATGAGAATGCGTATTCAGGCGCAGGCATGTTTGGAGAATTGGAACATGAACTGGATGAAAAAGATTTTCTGCAAAAACTTAAATCAACATTTGGTTGTGGAATCATTCGTCATACCCCCTTGTTGGGTAGAAAAATAAAAAAGGTTGCCTGGTGTGGGGGCAGTGGAAGTTTTCTGCTTGGAGCGGCAAAAAGTGTTAAAGCAGATATTTTTATTACGGGAGATTATAAATACCATGATTTTTTTGATGCTGAAAATCAAATTGTTATTGCAGATATTGGGCATTTTGAGAGTGAACAATTCACAATTGAACTTTTAGCTGAAATTATCCAGAAAAAATTTCCTACCTTTGCGCCCTGCTTAACAGAACATAATACCAATCCGGTAAATTATTTTTAA
- a CDS encoding RNA methyltransferase, with the protein MQDKNWLIEQLAKHISEHKFQLFEQVLSYRTRHITVVLENIFQPHNASAVLRSCDCFGIQDVHIIENGNKYETSSGVDMGSSKWLTLNRYNQEANNTVSCIESLKKKGYRIVATTPHTNDCLIHELPIDQPLALMYGTEMSGLSELALQHADAFVRLPMYGFTESFNISVSVALSLFELTERMRKSSFAWQLSTDEKTDLKLEWVRKVLRNSAKVEAEILARKEQGLL; encoded by the coding sequence ATGCAAGATAAAAATTGGTTAATTGAACAATTGGCTAAACACATCTCTGAACACAAGTTTCAACTTTTTGAACAAGTTTTGTCTTATAGAACCAGACATATCACCGTGGTTTTAGAAAATATTTTTCAACCTCACAACGCAAGTGCAGTTTTAAGATCTTGTGATTGTTTCGGAATTCAGGATGTGCACATTATTGAAAACGGGAACAAATATGAAACATCCTCAGGTGTTGATATGGGTTCTTCAAAATGGTTGACATTAAATCGCTATAATCAAGAGGCCAACAACACCGTTTCATGCATTGAATCACTGAAAAAAAAAGGCTATCGTATTGTCGCTACCACACCACACACCAATGATTGTTTAATTCATGAACTACCCATTGATCAACCACTAGCATTAATGTACGGAACAGAAATGTCTGGTTTATCTGAACTTGCCTTACAACATGCTGATGCCTTTGTGCGGCTCCCAATGTATGGCTTTACAGAAAGTTTTAATATTTCAGTTTCAGTAGCATTATCGCTTTTTGAACTTACTGAAAGAATGAGAAAATCATCTTTTGCTTGGCAACTTTCTACAGATGAAAAAACTGATTTGAAATTAGAATGGGTACGAAAAGTTTTGCGTAATTCAGCAAAAGTTGAAGCTGAAATTCTTGCGAGAAAAGAACAAGGTTTACTCTAA